A stretch of Flavobacterium sp. N1994 DNA encodes these proteins:
- a CDS encoding DUF1574 domain-containing protein, with protein sequence MKKFIIKIVSFGMLFFVFDKIFIAFIVISPSKEIDKRLELLINGKINKEIVVIGSSRGARNIIASELEMKTHHSAYNLSYPGSDIEFHEFIVRTLVKFNKAPKLILLFMDYPMEFLPDSILNFRLDRLYPLVKYNYINNELVSRGEKNKVMSYLFALHRMNKANFDISQKKFTDLDTLFADGSMPISFQKKGEDWTPSTTIEKYRIVNELKVKQESFRKIIAICKQKNIKLVLVFPPLFDSMDLKFKERVLQLAGNNIDFYEYNDENPIYKNKDYFYDRTHLKNNGALLFSDELANHLNSIKF encoded by the coding sequence ATGAAAAAGTTCATTATAAAAATAGTATCTTTTGGAATGTTGTTTTTTGTATTTGATAAAATATTTATAGCATTTATCGTCATATCGCCTAGCAAAGAAATAGATAAACGTCTGGAATTATTGATCAATGGAAAAATTAATAAAGAAATTGTAGTTATTGGTTCTTCAAGAGGAGCGAGAAATATTATCGCTTCTGAATTAGAAATGAAAACACATCATTCAGCTTATAACTTATCGTATCCAGGTTCAGATATTGAGTTTCATGAGTTTATAGTTAGAACATTAGTTAAATTCAATAAAGCTCCAAAATTAATCCTGCTTTTTATGGATTATCCTATGGAATTTTTACCAGATTCGATTTTAAATTTTAGGTTAGATAGATTATATCCTTTGGTAAAATACAATTATATCAATAATGAATTGGTTTCAAGAGGAGAAAAAAATAAGGTTATGTCTTATCTATTCGCTTTGCATAGAATGAATAAAGCCAATTTTGATATCAGTCAAAAAAAATTCACTGATTTAGATACTCTTTTTGCTGATGGGTCAATGCCCATAAGTTTTCAAAAGAAAGGTGAAGATTGGACACCATCAACTACTATTGAAAAATATAGAATCGTAAATGAATTAAAAGTAAAGCAAGAAAGTTTCAGAAAAATTATAGCTATTTGTAAACAAAAGAATATAAAATTGGTCTTGGTATTCCCTCCATTATTTGATTCTATGGATTTGAAATTTAAAGAACGAGTATTGCAATTAGCAGGAAACAATATTGATTTTTATGAATATAATGATGAAAATCCTATTTATAAAAACAAAGATTATTTTTATGATAGAACACATTTGAAAAATAATGGCGCATTATTATTTTCGGATGAATTGGCCAACCATTTAAATAGCATTAAGTTTTAA
- a CDS encoding MBOAT family O-acyltransferase, which produces MLFNSINFAIFLPIVFILYWFFANKNLKLQNLLILVSSYFFYACWDWRFMFLLIFSTLLDYFTGLKMHESENGKQRRFWFWLSIIVNLGFLGIFKYYNFFAKSFSELIANFGLQVNPWTLKVILPVGISFYTFHGLSYVIDIYKKRIPAEKNFVEYAVFVSFFPLLVAGPIERATHLLPQIKVKRIFQYSKAIDGLRQILWGLFKKIVIADQCAIYANQIFNDVGHQSGSNLFLGALFFTFQIYGDFSGYSDIALGTARLFGIELLRNFAFPYFSRDIAEFWRRWHISLSTWFRDYLYIPLGGSKGGTWMKVRNTFIIFLVSGFWHGANWTFIAWGFLNALFIMPSIIFNTNRNNLEIVARGKYLPSVKEFLSITVTFLLTVLAWIFFRASSIGNAFLYLKKLFSETLFTFPTVMPYLLLFFIAFFMTIEWFGREEEFALNKFGLNWPKLIRQGFYMLLICAIFLFSTKEQQFIYFQF; this is translated from the coding sequence ATGCTTTTTAATTCTATAAATTTTGCAATTTTCCTTCCAATAGTTTTTATTCTCTATTGGTTTTTTGCAAATAAAAATCTGAAACTCCAGAATTTGTTGATTCTAGTTTCAAGTTATTTCTTTTATGCCTGTTGGGATTGGAGATTCATGTTTTTATTAATCTTCTCTACACTTTTAGATTATTTCACAGGACTAAAAATGCATGAATCAGAAAATGGTAAACAAAGAAGATTTTGGTTTTGGTTAAGTATTATTGTTAACCTTGGATTTTTAGGAATTTTTAAATACTATAACTTTTTCGCAAAATCTTTCTCAGAATTGATTGCTAACTTTGGGTTGCAGGTTAATCCTTGGACCTTAAAAGTGATACTTCCTGTTGGGATTTCATTCTATACTTTTCACGGATTATCCTATGTAATCGATATTTATAAAAAAAGAATTCCAGCAGAAAAAAACTTTGTAGAGTACGCTGTTTTTGTTAGTTTCTTTCCTCTTTTAGTAGCTGGGCCAATAGAAAGAGCAACCCATTTATTACCACAAATAAAGGTCAAAAGAATTTTTCAATATTCTAAAGCTATTGATGGTTTGAGACAAATTTTGTGGGGATTGTTTAAAAAAATTGTGATTGCCGATCAATGTGCGATTTACGCAAATCAAATTTTTAACGATGTTGGACATCAATCAGGAAGTAACTTATTTTTAGGAGCTTTATTTTTCACTTTTCAAATTTATGGCGATTTTTCAGGCTACTCAGATATTGCTTTAGGAACCGCCCGACTTTTCGGGATTGAATTACTTCGAAATTTTGCCTTCCCATATTTTTCTAGAGATATTGCTGAATTCTGGCGTCGTTGGCATATATCATTATCGACTTGGTTTAGAGATTATTTATATATTCCTTTAGGGGGTAGTAAAGGCGGAACTTGGATGAAAGTTAGAAACACATTCATCATTTTTCTAGTTAGCGGTTTTTGGCATGGCGCTAATTGGACTTTTATTGCATGGGGATTTTTAAATGCGTTATTCATAATGCCATCTATAATTTTCAACACGAATCGGAATAATCTTGAGATAGTAGCTCGTGGAAAATATTTGCCAAGTGTCAAAGAGTTTTTATCTATTACGGTTACTTTTCTCCTAACGGTGTTGGCTTGGATATTTTTTAGAGCATCGAGTATAGGAAATGCTTTTTTATATCTAAAAAAATTGTTTTCGGAAACGCTATTTACTTTCCCTACAGTGATGCCTTATCTATTGCTCTTTTTTATTGCCTTTTTTATGACCATTGAATGGTTTGGACGTGAAGAAGAATTTGCCCTAAATAAATTTGGATTAAATTGGCCAAAACTTATTAGACAAGGTTTCTATATGCTCTTGATATGTGCCATTTTCTTGTTCTCAACCAAAGAACAACAATTTATATACTTCCAATTTTAA
- a CDS encoding glycosyltransferase family 2 protein: MLNTKKISIIIPAYKVEGYIEKCIRSLADQDLSTEEYEIIVTNDGSPDRCREIVEELQKEYSNLILINQENQGVSMARNNAIAIAQGEYILPIDPDDYVVPNVLKSVYENAKSRNLDVLYLAYEIFDLEGNSVWETDYESKNDTIFDGVEGYFAPRSVEMKDPDRSWAVLYRLEMLNQNGINYPKNVPFLEDGLFLGKVFTVAKRVGFLSAKFYQRATRMGSATNSKLLFSKKAIDGFLLAVNDLMYFSKTIPNQSKERGLINHVTAKFVFLPLSSCLKSNNFKDFFKIINALKKLGLKKLDLYGCSGVYLRYGIAYNKSIAHFMAVYYSRLFKVKYSR, translated from the coding sequence ATGCTCAATACCAAAAAAATAAGTATCATAATTCCAGCCTACAAAGTAGAGGGCTACATTGAAAAATGTATTCGAAGTTTGGCGGATCAAGATTTATCAACGGAAGAATACGAAATCATTGTCACCAATGACGGTTCACCTGATCGTTGTCGTGAGATTGTAGAAGAATTGCAAAAGGAATATTCTAATCTTATATTGATTAATCAGGAAAATCAAGGAGTTTCAATGGCTCGGAATAATGCTATTGCTATAGCACAAGGTGAATATATTTTACCAATTGACCCTGATGACTATGTGGTTCCGAATGTTTTGAAATCGGTTTATGAAAATGCTAAATCCCGAAACTTGGATGTTTTGTATTTGGCCTACGAAATCTTTGACCTTGAAGGAAATTCGGTTTGGGAAACGGATTATGAATCGAAAAACGATACTATATTTGACGGAGTAGAAGGTTACTTTGCACCTCGAAGTGTGGAGATGAAAGATCCTGACAGGAGTTGGGCCGTACTTTACCGATTGGAAATGTTGAATCAAAATGGAATCAATTACCCTAAAAATGTGCCTTTTTTAGAAGATGGTTTGTTTTTAGGTAAAGTGTTTACAGTGGCTAAGCGAGTTGGATTTTTATCAGCCAAATTTTATCAAAGAGCCACTAGAATGGGTTCTGCCACGAATTCGAAGTTGTTGTTTTCTAAAAAAGCTATAGATGGCTTTTTACTTGCAGTAAATGACTTAATGTATTTTTCTAAAACCATTCCGAATCAAAGTAAAGAACGTGGATTAATAAATCACGTAACGGCGAAGTTTGTCTTTTTGCCTTTGAGTTCGTGTTTAAAATCAAACAACTTCAAGGACTTTTTTAAAATAATTAATGCATTGAAAAAATTAGGTTTAAAGAAGCTTGATTTATATGGTTGTAGCGGAGTTTATCTTAGATATGGTATAGCTTACAACAAATCTATTGCACATTTTATGGCAGTATATTACAGCCGTCTTTTTAAAGTAAAATACAGCCGATAA
- a CDS encoding acyltransferase: MGFLSKEQLLSIGFKYLGKNVNISDRAVFYNPGNISIDDNSRIDDFCILSAGEGGIQIGKYIHIAAYCSMQGSGKITMEDFSGLSSRVALYSSSDDYSGGAMTNPCVPKEYTNVISGDITIKKHTIIGVSSCILPNVTIGEGSAIGAFSLVSKSIEDHVIAVGVPAKAKVPRKTTIFELEKKFLAEKKE; encoded by the coding sequence ATGGGATTTTTAAGCAAAGAGCAACTGTTGTCAATAGGATTTAAGTATTTAGGAAAAAATGTAAATATTTCTGATAGAGCCGTATTTTACAACCCAGGTAATATTAGTATTGACGATAATTCCAGAATCGATGATTTTTGTATATTATCTGCCGGTGAGGGAGGAATTCAAATTGGAAAATATATTCATATTGCTGCTTATTGCTCCATGCAAGGAAGCGGTAAGATTACTATGGAAGATTTTAGTGGACTGAGCAGTAGGGTAGCTTTATACTCAAGTAGTGATGATTACAGTGGAGGTGCAATGACGAACCCTTGTGTACCTAAGGAATATACTAATGTTATATCGGGAGATATCACCATAAAAAAACATACTATTATAGGCGTTTCAAGTTGTATTTTACCTAATGTGACAATTGGAGAAGGTTCAGCAATAGGCGCATTTTCATTAGTAAGTAAAAGTATTGAAGATCATGTTATAGCGGTTGGAGTTCCAGCAAAAGCTAAAGTACCCCGAAAAACAACAATTTTCGAGCTTGAGAAAAAATTCCTTGCAGAGAAAAAAGAGTAA
- a CDS encoding MaoC family dehydratase, which yields MKRQINVGDKANSFFTYTTALVEQFSSISKDVNPIHLDKEFAAKTLFEKPIVHGIFVSGQISALIANELPGPGSIYLYQDLNFLAPVYHDDTINCIVEVVEKKEEKNILILKTICQNQNGKNVIEGKAVIKLV from the coding sequence ATGAAAAGACAAATTAATGTAGGTGACAAAGCCAACAGTTTCTTTACTTATACAACAGCGTTAGTAGAACAATTTTCTTCTATTTCAAAAGACGTAAATCCAATTCATTTAGATAAAGAATTTGCTGCGAAGACTCTTTTTGAAAAACCTATTGTACATGGTATATTTGTTTCAGGGCAGATTTCTGCACTTATAGCAAACGAATTGCCGGGACCGGGCTCAATCTATCTCTATCAGGATTTAAATTTTTTGGCACCAGTGTATCACGACGACACCATAAATTGCATAGTAGAAGTTGTCGAAAAAAAAGAAGAAAAAAATATTTTAATATTGAAAACAATTTGCCAAAACCAAAACGGGAAAAATGTTATTGAAGGTAAGGCAGTAATAAAACTAGTATAA
- a CDS encoding DegT/DnrJ/EryC1/StrS family aminotransferase: MINVTKTFFPPLEEYEQHLQRIWKNQWLTNRGALLLELEEKIKKYLEVSNVIIMNNGTIPIQIALKILGGNGEIITTPFSYVATTASIVWENCSPVFVDIHPEYLTIDETKIEAAITPKTTAILATHVFGNPCHVIAIESIAKKHNLKVIYDAAHAFGVTYEGKSIFDYGDVSTCSFHATKLFHTGEGGALFCNDELLNHKMFYSHNFGHNGPLDFHGLGVNGKISELSAAMGLAVLPYIDEIIQSRKDVVDFYTEHLDFAKLKTIKIRENTTWNYSYYPILLESESKLLEVQKALNTSEIFPRRYFYPSLNTIDFTKGQSMPVSEDVASRVLCLPLYKGLTNDELELITTTINRTI, translated from the coding sequence ATGATAAACGTTACCAAAACTTTTTTTCCGCCTCTTGAAGAATATGAACAACATTTGCAAAGAATATGGAAAAATCAATGGTTAACCAATAGAGGGGCATTACTTCTAGAATTAGAAGAAAAGATTAAAAAGTACCTTGAAGTTTCCAATGTGATTATCATGAATAACGGAACCATTCCAATTCAAATTGCATTAAAAATTTTAGGGGGTAATGGTGAAATTATCACTACACCTTTTAGTTATGTAGCTACTACTGCCTCAATTGTTTGGGAAAATTGTTCTCCAGTTTTTGTAGATATTCATCCAGAATATTTAACCATTGACGAAACTAAAATTGAAGCTGCTATAACTCCAAAGACTACAGCAATTTTAGCCACTCATGTTTTTGGGAATCCTTGTCATGTTATAGCTATAGAAAGTATTGCTAAAAAACATAATTTGAAAGTGATTTATGATGCAGCACATGCATTTGGTGTTACTTATGAAGGGAAGTCGATATTTGACTATGGAGATGTTAGTACTTGTAGTTTTCATGCTACTAAGTTGTTTCATACTGGAGAAGGAGGGGCTCTTTTTTGTAATGATGAATTACTTAATCATAAAATGTTTTATAGTCATAATTTTGGGCATAATGGACCGTTAGATTTTCATGGTCTTGGGGTGAATGGAAAAATTTCAGAATTAAGTGCGGCTATGGGATTAGCAGTGCTGCCTTATATTGACGAAATTATTCAAAGCAGAAAAGATGTCGTTGATTTCTATACAGAGCACTTAGATTTTGCTAAACTAAAAACAATCAAAATAAGAGAAAATACGACTTGGAATTACAGCTATTATCCAATTTTATTGGAGTCGGAATCAAAATTATTAGAAGTCCAAAAAGCTTTGAATACTTCCGAAATTTTTCCAAGACGTTATTTTTATCCATCCTTAAATACAATTGATTTTACAAAAGGTCAATCCATGCCAGTTTCAGAAGATGTTGCCTCTAGAGTTCTTTGTCTTCCTTTATATAAAGGACTTACAAATGATGAGTTAGAGCTCATAACAACTACTATTAATAGAACAATTTAA
- a CDS encoding glycosyltransferase family 2 protein has protein sequence MLVSVPITAYNSAEYIIETLESIYNQTYKELELIISDDFSTDATIPLVEEWVKLDRVKKRFSRIEIITVPNNTGVSANCNRCVNASHSDWLMMVAGDDILLPDCIVDNMQFVVDNPHAHVIFSQVKLYKGTFEEKNYIKSIPSSYPNNIMHESFDANDQYQLLLLSDRIQYTPSFFVNKKAIHSVGGYDESNRLVEDYPMWLKLTGSGEKLYYFHKETVGYRMHSKATNNSGQDVLIKPSVINSYLIRKKYAHPHLPKLLVLEEKWVYNTAVLFKKMGITKATNFNKKLYKLMTIYLNPFFYCQAIIKRIK, from the coding sequence ATGTTAGTATCTGTTCCAATAACGGCATACAATTCGGCCGAATATATCATAGAAACTCTAGAAAGCATTTATAATCAAACTTATAAAGAGTTAGAGCTGATAATTTCTGATGATTTTTCTACTGACGCAACAATACCTTTGGTAGAAGAATGGGTCAAATTAGATCGAGTAAAAAAACGTTTTTCTAGAATTGAAATCATAACAGTTCCCAATAATACTGGAGTTTCTGCTAATTGCAATCGATGTGTCAATGCTAGTCATTCTGATTGGCTTATGATGGTTGCTGGAGATGACATTCTTTTGCCAGATTGCATTGTAGATAATATGCAATTTGTTGTGGATAATCCCCATGCCCATGTCATTTTCAGTCAAGTAAAATTATATAAAGGCACTTTTGAAGAAAAGAACTATATAAAATCAATTCCCAGTTCGTATCCAAACAATATCATGCACGAATCTTTCGATGCCAATGATCAATACCAATTGCTTTTGTTGTCGGATAGAATTCAATATACTCCTTCTTTTTTTGTTAATAAGAAAGCAATTCATAGTGTTGGAGGTTATGACGAGTCCAATCGTTTGGTTGAAGATTATCCCATGTGGTTGAAATTGACGGGTTCAGGAGAAAAATTGTATTACTTCCATAAAGAAACGGTTGGATACCGAATGCACTCTAAAGCAACTAATAATTCAGGGCAGGATGTTTTAATTAAACCATCAGTAATTAATAGTTATTTAATCCGAAAAAAATATGCGCATCCCCATTTACCAAAACTATTGGTTTTAGAAGAAAAATGGGTTTACAACACGGCTGTACTATTTAAAAAAATGGGAATCACAAAAGCCACAAACTTCAATAAAAAGTTATACAAATTGATGACAATATACCTCAATCCTTTTTTTTATTGTCAAGCGATTATTAAGCGAATTAAATAA
- a CDS encoding N-acetylneuraminate synthase family protein, with amino-acid sequence MENFYNQLKSIVSKFPTDFNNIVIVGKGESIKQINKEVLSGSLIINVNDSELLINGHFTIFYAERVLESLKKNGFKNEVYISSQKLEPVLPNSAEYIHADYNPLTNEGVEHIAALFEKDSFELTDFLLLSAIKLAWLINQASAKQLPIYLIGFDFDLEKESKPNDNSQHDALYREILFKTQKSQYAFIQQYLKDKLGIQLRHVGNANFSSLSVAEFNQLTTQETVVAKQSTFDNVAEYQKLLDKVIYENYTIVVAELTNNHIGDIDRLRKMIKLAKNAGADMVKIQKRDVDTFYTQDELNTEYISPFGNKLKDYRDGVELDDALMKVLITECEQNEIVWFSSVLDYPSLLFLEKYNPPLIKLPSTISNHRNFLKKAGDEFKGDLVISTGFTDKEYENFVLENFCTNRNLFLLQCTSSYPAPPEACQISVVRHYDNLDLPNLFAGYSSHDIGSLGCMMAVAAGAKMVEKHVKLGDLDWIHFDGVALDLATNQFEIFVKDIRKASIMCGSKEKKIHKQEHHKYTPNEKHF; translated from the coding sequence ATGGAGAATTTTTACAACCAGCTGAAAAGTATCGTTTCAAAATTTCCAACTGATTTCAATAACATCGTTATTGTTGGAAAAGGCGAGAGCATAAAGCAAATTAATAAAGAGGTGCTTTCGGGGTCGTTGATTATCAATGTCAACGATTCGGAGTTGTTGATTAACGGTCACTTTACCATTTTTTATGCTGAAAGAGTTTTAGAATCATTAAAGAAAAATGGTTTTAAAAACGAGGTATATATTTCAAGTCAAAAGTTGGAACCCGTTCTTCCGAATAGCGCAGAATACATTCACGCTGACTACAATCCGTTAACGAATGAAGGCGTTGAGCATATTGCCGCCCTTTTTGAAAAAGACAGTTTTGAATTAACCGATTTCTTATTGCTTTCGGCCATAAAATTAGCTTGGCTTATCAATCAGGCATCTGCAAAACAGTTACCGATATATTTGATTGGATTTGATTTTGATTTGGAAAAAGAATCCAAACCCAACGATAATTCACAGCATGATGCATTGTACAGAGAAATTCTCTTTAAAACCCAAAAATCGCAATACGCTTTCATTCAGCAATATCTAAAAGACAAATTAGGAATTCAGTTGCGCCACGTTGGCAATGCTAACTTTAGTAGTTTGTCGGTAGCCGAGTTCAATCAACTGACAACACAGGAAACGGTTGTTGCAAAGCAGTCTACATTTGACAATGTTGCCGAATATCAAAAGCTTTTGGATAAAGTTATCTATGAAAATTACACCATCGTTGTGGCCGAATTGACCAACAATCATATAGGTGACATTGATCGACTTCGAAAAATGATTAAACTAGCAAAAAATGCTGGTGCCGATATGGTCAAAATTCAAAAACGAGATGTAGATACTTTTTATACACAAGATGAATTGAATACGGAATATATTTCGCCATTCGGAAACAAATTAAAAGATTACCGCGACGGTGTTGAGCTTGACGATGCTTTGATGAAAGTTTTGATAACCGAATGTGAGCAAAATGAAATTGTCTGGTTTTCATCAGTTCTTGACTATCCTTCGTTGTTATTTTTAGAAAAATACAATCCACCTTTAATCAAACTGCCTTCTACGATTTCCAATCACCGAAACTTCCTTAAAAAAGCCGGAGACGAATTCAAAGGTGATTTAGTAATATCAACAGGTTTCACTGATAAAGAATACGAAAATTTTGTTCTAGAAAACTTCTGTACTAATAGAAATTTATTCTTGTTACAATGCACATCAAGTTACCCTGCACCACCAGAAGCTTGTCAGATTTCGGTTGTGAGACATTACGATAATTTGGATTTACCAAATTTATTTGCTGGATACAGTAGCCACGACATAGGAAGTTTAGGCTGTATGATGGCTGTTGCTGCTGGAGCAAAGATGGTTGAAAAACACGTCAAACTAGGCGATTTAGATTGGATTCATTTTGATGGAGTTGCCTTGGATTTAGCAACAAACCAATTCGAAATATTTGTAAAAGATATCCGTAAAGCAAGTATTATGTGCGGTTCTAAAGAAAAGAAAATCCACAAACAGGAACATCATAAATACACTCCAAACGAGAAACACTTTTAA
- a CDS encoding inositol monophosphatase family protein, whose protein sequence is MSTLTPLISEIKAQLETVLQLRNTKKKKEDDSYVSEGDLLLDKVCMDYINRTYSSVQIITEETYSNGEVDLNAFEYTAVVDPIDGTENFVSGLMEWGVGVCIYKGSQFEEALIALPELNQYLLSDSLVFEKYDSRIYGISSSLTKEDLLNLESGFEYRIIGCCMYNMFNVITGRYKMFQNPKGARCWDILPGLNMAHKLGLDVTVNNNKYNGEFLQPAEKYRFKISN, encoded by the coding sequence ATGAGTACATTGACGCCTCTTATTTCGGAAATTAAAGCCCAATTAGAAACGGTTTTACAACTTCGGAATACCAAGAAAAAGAAAGAAGATGACAGCTATGTCTCTGAAGGAGATTTGCTATTGGATAAAGTTTGCATGGATTACATCAACCGCACTTATTCTTCAGTACAAATCATTACCGAAGAAACGTATTCTAATGGAGAAGTCGATTTGAATGCCTTCGAATACACTGCCGTTGTTGACCCGATTGATGGAACCGAAAATTTCGTTTCAGGCTTAATGGAGTGGGGTGTTGGCGTTTGTATTTACAAAGGTTCACAATTCGAAGAAGCTTTAATTGCTTTGCCCGAATTGAATCAGTATCTGTTAAGTGATTCGTTGGTCTTCGAAAAGTATGATTCCAGAATCTATGGCATTTCATCATCATTGACAAAAGAAGATTTACTAAATTTAGAATCAGGCTTTGAATACCGAATCATCGGTTGTTGCATGTATAATATGTTTAATGTAATCACCGGAAGATACAAGATGTTCCAAAATCCAAAAGGTGCCCGTTGTTGGGATATTTTACCTGGACTTAATATGGCGCATAAACTAGGATTAGACGTTACCGTAAATAATAATAAATACAATGGAGAATTTTTACAACCAGCTGAAAAGTATCGTTTCAAAATTTCCAACTGA
- a CDS encoding cytidylyltransferase domain-containing protein, with the protein MKIYAIIPARSGSVGVKNKNIRPIGGQPLMSYSIQFAKALGVDRVFCSTDSEEYATIAKQYGAEVPFLRSDFAASSTAMEQDILVDLYQKFEEHNIPQPDILVWLRPTFVFRSLADVQKCIDQLKNDSLLSASRTVCESEGRLYKVENDILVPSFDDNGKSMMRRQDFGDRYKVFSTDVFRSDKKNTTDDFLGRKVGAVVTNKLCGLDIDDEFDFQIVENVLKYNSAIINEYIDASYFGN; encoded by the coding sequence ATGAAAATATACGCTATAATTCCGGCCCGTTCTGGTTCAGTCGGAGTAAAAAATAAAAACATCAGACCCATCGGTGGGCAACCCTTGATGTCGTATTCCATTCAGTTTGCCAAAGCTTTAGGGGTTGATCGAGTTTTCTGTTCTACTGATTCGGAAGAATATGCAACTATTGCTAAACAATATGGTGCTGAAGTTCCTTTTTTACGCTCTGATTTTGCAGCTTCTTCTACAGCTATGGAACAGGATATTTTAGTCGATTTGTATCAAAAGTTTGAAGAACATAACATTCCACAACCCGATATTTTAGTTTGGCTCCGACCAACATTCGTTTTTAGAAGCCTTGCCGATGTTCAAAAATGCATTGATCAATTGAAAAATGATTCTTTATTGTCTGCTTCAAGAACGGTTTGTGAAAGCGAAGGAAGATTATACAAAGTAGAGAACGATATTTTAGTACCTTCATTTGATGATAATGGAAAATCGATGATGAGAAGACAAGATTTTGGAGATAGATACAAAGTCTTCAGTACCGATGTTTTTAGATCCGACAAAAAAAATACTACTGATGATTTCCTAGGCAGAAAAGTAGGAGCGGTAGTAACCAATAAATTATGCGGTTTGGATATCGATGATGAATTTGATTTCCAAATTGTAGAAAATGTTTTAAAATATAACAGCGCTATTATAAATGAGTACATTGACGCCTCTTATTTCGGAAATTAA